The following proteins are encoded in a genomic region of Maribacter hydrothermalis:
- a CDS encoding cupin domain-containing protein: MKRFSEKYVITKDMEWEVLGGGVSRKFLGYDNQIMMVRVKFDKGALGAPHQHFHTQATYCVSGKFEFVIDGEKQIVEAGDGVYIEPNLLHSAVCLEEGELIDTFSPVREDFLSGVGPSYFGDKE; this comes from the coding sequence ATGAAGAGATTTAGCGAAAAGTACGTCATTACTAAAGACATGGAGTGGGAAGTACTTGGCGGAGGAGTTTCAAGAAAATTCTTAGGATATGACAACCAAATTATGATGGTAAGAGTAAAATTCGATAAAGGAGCTTTAGGCGCACCTCATCAACATTTTCATACACAAGCTACGTATTGTGTATCAGGAAAATTTGAATTTGTAATCGATGGCGAAAAGCAAATTGTAGAAGCAGGTGACGGAGTTTATATTGAACCAAATTTATTACATAGCGCAGTTTGCCTTGAAGAAGGTGAACTTATTGACACTTTTAGCCCTGTAAGAGAAGATTTCTTAAGTGGTGTGGGTCCATCTTATTTCGGAGATAAAGAATAA
- a CDS encoding type I phosphomannose isomerase catalytic subunit codes for MNKHFEQFAYMPLKQFSNRVWRTYEGGALIDRWKKDSPEVDGSMPEEWIMSTVTARGNGRPENEGLSHVETPSGTHSLKELVVSNKELFLGKALADKFGTTGVLIKMLDSKERLTIQVHPDKEYAKTMLNSAFGKTESWYVLNKREINGGKSVIYMGFKEGVTRAQWETLFVNQDIEGMLNSLHKIEVNPGDAYMIYGGVPHAIGSGCFLMEVQEPTDYTMRVEKVTPAGLTISDELIHQGVGEQNMLDCFHYDGCSYEEAIKRWKVSPKTIDSSDTHTLNTIFNETHTDCFGLSELDLNGSYSIKANGSFFVAVIYFGEGTMVCGSKEYNFAQGDEIFFSAAIEEVEFKSTVASKILLCYPPS; via the coding sequence ATGAATAAACATTTTGAGCAGTTCGCATATATGCCTTTAAAGCAATTCTCAAATAGAGTTTGGCGAACCTATGAAGGAGGAGCACTTATAGATAGATGGAAAAAAGATAGTCCAGAAGTAGATGGGAGCATGCCCGAAGAATGGATTATGTCTACCGTAACCGCAAGAGGAAACGGAAGACCGGAAAATGAAGGACTCTCTCATGTGGAAACTCCTTCAGGTACTCATTCCCTAAAAGAATTAGTAGTTTCTAATAAAGAATTATTTCTAGGAAAGGCATTAGCGGATAAATTTGGGACTACTGGAGTGTTGATTAAAATGCTGGATTCTAAAGAGAGACTTACAATTCAGGTGCACCCAGATAAAGAATATGCCAAAACCATGTTGAATTCCGCTTTTGGTAAAACAGAGTCATGGTATGTTTTAAATAAGCGTGAAATAAATGGCGGGAAAAGTGTCATTTATATGGGCTTTAAAGAAGGTGTTACAAGAGCACAATGGGAAACTCTTTTTGTAAATCAAGATATTGAGGGTATGCTTAATAGTCTTCATAAGATAGAAGTGAACCCGGGAGATGCTTATATGATTTATGGTGGTGTACCACACGCCATTGGAAGTGGTTGCTTTTTAATGGAAGTACAAGAACCTACGGATTATACCATGCGTGTAGAGAAAGTTACTCCTGCAGGATTAACAATTTCTGATGAACTGATACACCAAGGTGTAGGAGAGCAAAATATGTTAGATTGTTTTCATTATGACGGCTGTTCGTATGAAGAGGCAATAAAAAGATGGAAGGTTTCGCCTAAAACTATTGATTCATCTGACACCCATACATTGAATACCATATTTAACGAAACCCATACGGATTGTTTTGGACTAAGTGAGCTAGATTTAAATGGTTCATATAGCATTAAGGCGAACGGAAGCTTTTTTGTTGCCGTTATTTACTTTGGAGAAGGTACTATGGTATGTGGTAGTAAAGAATACAACTTTGCACAAGGTGATGAAATATTCTTTTCGGCGGCAATAGAAGAAGTGGAATTTAAATCTACCGTAGCATCTAAGATTTTGTTGTGCTATCCACCAAGTTAA
- a CDS encoding Nramp family divalent metal transporter: MTTENLSFSGNFKKRLKDFGPAFFIIGYVVGTGSVTSMVVSGAKYGLSLSWALLLSCFFTYFLLVSISKLTIVSGNTLMFNFKKTFGKPLTIFIITALLVSIVSSCIGVMGVVAEVTMEWISVKTSISFLNGPVVSIFFIALLIALFWTGKHENFIKAMSIMVGFMALAFIVTSFMVVKEAGTSITEFFPELPKRDNNGLVIAGIVGTTMAGVCLASRSILVQEQNWGLKDLKTENKDAMSSMFMTFLISLAIMISATGTLYCKGVPVDDATDMMNALGPWAGNFALTLFTLGIIGAGLSSIFPNLLLFPWLIADYTNTERDMKKPLYKLIVVLVALSGLIVPLLGGKPVWILIASQALSPFVMPLITLFLLILLNKESIMKEHKIGVGMNLALAATFIFNCYMLYVALNGFIDFI; this comes from the coding sequence ATGACAACAGAAAATTTGTCCTTCTCAGGAAATTTTAAAAAACGTCTTAAGGATTTTGGTCCAGCATTTTTTATTATTGGTTATGTTGTAGGTACTGGTAGCGTTACCTCTATGGTTGTCTCAGGAGCCAAATATGGTCTTAGCCTATCTTGGGCATTATTGCTCTCTTGTTTTTTTACCTACTTCTTACTAGTATCCATTAGTAAATTGACCATTGTTTCTGGAAATACCCTAATGTTCAATTTTAAAAAGACATTCGGCAAACCACTTACTATTTTTATTATTACTGCATTACTCGTCTCTATAGTTTCATCTTGTATAGGTGTTATGGGCGTAGTAGCCGAAGTAACTATGGAATGGATTTCTGTAAAAACATCCATTTCTTTTCTTAACGGGCCTGTCGTTTCCATCTTTTTTATCGCTTTACTAATCGCACTTTTTTGGACTGGTAAACATGAAAATTTCATAAAGGCTATGAGTATTATGGTTGGCTTTATGGCTTTGGCTTTTATTGTTACCAGTTTTATGGTCGTAAAAGAAGCAGGCACATCTATTACCGAATTCTTCCCAGAATTGCCAAAGAGAGATAATAACGGATTGGTAATTGCCGGTATAGTAGGTACTACTATGGCGGGAGTTTGTTTAGCATCTAGAAGTATACTAGTACAAGAACAAAACTGGGGATTAAAAGACCTGAAGACCGAGAATAAAGATGCCATGTCTTCAATGTTCATGACATTTTTAATTAGTCTGGCAATTATGATAAGTGCAACGGGCACGCTATATTGTAAAGGCGTACCTGTTGATGATGCTACGGACATGATGAATGCCTTAGGTCCATGGGCGGGCAACTTTGCACTAACTTTATTTACCTTAGGAATTATTGGTGCGGGATTATCTTCTATCTTCCCTAACCTCCTACTCTTTCCTTGGTTAATTGCAGATTATACCAATACTGAAAGAGACATGAAGAAACCCTTATATAAACTTATTGTAGTTTTAGTGGCACTTTCTGGATTAATAGTTCCTTTATTAGGAGGAAAACCAGTTTGGATTTTAATTGCATCCCAAGCACTAAGTCCGTTTGTAATGCCATTAATTACACTCTTCTTGTTAATACTACTAAATAAAGAAAGTATTATGAAAGAACATAAAATTGGCGTAGGCATGAATTTAGCTTTGGCAGCCACTTTTATTTTCAATTGTTATATGCTCTATGTTGCCCTAAACGGATTTATTGATTTCATTTAG
- a CDS encoding alginate lyase family protein, producing MIKYSTTLQIFICAILITFSSAAQEHPSLILTKEGVKKIRAELGSVPLFDTSLQQLKEEVDAEIALGIDTPIPKDYSGGYTHVRHKRNMIIMQQAGVLYQILDDEKYAKYVKDMLLQYEEMYKTLPLHPKTRSYARGKLFWQCLNDSNWLVYVSQAYDCVYNYLSEAERKKLEKNLFRPFADHISVDSPQFYQRVHNHSTWGNAAVGMIGLVMNDKELIDRALYGIPGLKMDKTAKDDDGGFINKEGKAGFLANIEEPFSPDGYYNEGPYYQRYAMYPFLIFAEGLHNVKPELKIFEYKDGVLLKSINALLNLSDADGDFFPLNDGQKGMSYYNDALVTAVDISYYFGNQDPGLLSIAEKQNKVLLDDSGLAVALGVKNGKAKPFDKKSINLSDGPEGKQGGVGILRSDDLELVFKYAAQGSSHGHYDKLSYSYYENGDEVLQDYGLARFVNIEQKGGGNYLKENKTWAKQTIAHNTLVQNEKSHYQGKYDIGSKHNPDLYLFDDSNAEIQIVSAIETNAYPGTEMHRTMAIIKEDGFEKPLLLDILKVKSDSVNQYDLPFYFMGQILTTNFEYEVPKTLEPIGKDNGYQHLWSEGIGSSTNENTKLSWLEKGRFYTLTSVTSKEDELRFVRIGANDPEFNLRREAGFIIRRKDAQNTTYVSVIESHGSYSPVSESAVNSNSNIKEVNVVLDSFDYTAIAITTVKDTTKLFIIANSNATKEATHKVKINDKNYEWSGSYYFK from the coding sequence ATGATCAAATACTCAACAACATTGCAAATTTTTATTTGCGCTATACTAATAACGTTCAGTTCAGCTGCACAAGAACACCCTAGCCTTATTCTTACCAAAGAAGGAGTTAAAAAAATTAGAGCAGAATTAGGTTCTGTACCTTTATTTGATACATCATTACAACAATTAAAGGAAGAAGTTGATGCCGAAATAGCTTTAGGCATAGACACCCCTATTCCTAAAGATTATTCTGGTGGCTACACCCATGTTCGTCATAAACGCAATATGATTATTATGCAACAAGCAGGTGTTTTATATCAAATATTGGATGATGAAAAATATGCAAAGTATGTAAAAGATATGCTGTTACAGTATGAAGAAATGTACAAAACATTACCCCTGCATCCAAAAACAAGATCCTATGCTCGTGGTAAATTATTTTGGCAATGCTTAAACGATTCTAATTGGTTGGTTTATGTTAGTCAGGCTTACGATTGTGTATATAATTACTTAAGTGAAGCTGAAAGAAAAAAGCTAGAAAAAAATCTTTTTAGACCATTCGCAGATCACATTTCGGTTGATAGTCCGCAGTTTTACCAAAGAGTACACAACCATAGTACATGGGGAAATGCAGCTGTTGGTATGATTGGTTTGGTAATGAACGACAAAGAGTTGATTGATCGTGCATTATACGGTATTCCAGGTTTAAAGATGGACAAAACTGCTAAAGACGATGATGGCGGATTTATTAACAAGGAAGGTAAAGCCGGATTCTTAGCGAACATAGAGGAACCTTTTTCACCTGATGGGTATTATAACGAAGGTCCATATTACCAGCGTTATGCCATGTATCCGTTTTTGATTTTTGCAGAAGGATTACACAATGTAAAACCAGAATTGAAAATTTTTGAATACAAAGACGGAGTACTTTTAAAATCAATCAATGCACTCTTGAATTTATCTGATGCAGATGGTGACTTCTTCCCCCTTAACGATGGTCAGAAAGGAATGTCTTATTATAACGATGCCTTAGTTACTGCAGTAGATATTTCTTATTATTTTGGAAACCAAGACCCCGGCTTATTAAGTATCGCAGAAAAGCAAAACAAAGTATTATTAGACGACTCTGGATTGGCGGTTGCACTTGGCGTGAAAAATGGAAAAGCAAAACCATTCGATAAAAAATCAATCAATTTATCTGACGGACCGGAAGGAAAGCAAGGTGGTGTGGGAATTTTAAGAAGCGATGATTTAGAACTTGTTTTCAAATATGCAGCTCAAGGCTCTAGTCATGGTCATTATGATAAGTTATCATACTCCTACTACGAAAATGGTGATGAAGTGCTACAAGATTATGGTCTTGCCCGTTTTGTAAATATTGAACAAAAAGGTGGTGGCAACTACTTAAAAGAAAATAAAACTTGGGCAAAGCAAACCATAGCTCATAATACATTAGTGCAAAATGAGAAATCTCACTACCAAGGGAAATATGATATTGGCAGTAAACATAATCCCGATTTATATCTTTTTGATGATTCTAATGCCGAGATACAAATTGTTAGTGCTATAGAGACTAACGCGTATCCTGGAACGGAAATGCACAGAACAATGGCTATTATTAAAGAAGACGGTTTTGAAAAACCATTACTACTTGATATTTTAAAAGTTAAATCGGACAGCGTAAACCAATACGATTTACCATTTTATTTTATGGGCCAAATATTGACTACAAATTTTGAATATGAAGTTCCAAAAACGCTAGAGCCTATAGGTAAAGATAATGGATATCAACATTTATGGTCAGAAGGTATTGGGAGCTCAACCAATGAAAACACAAAGCTAAGTTGGCTAGAAAAAGGAAGATTTTACACGTTAACTTCAGTAACATCGAAAGAGGATGAACTTAGGTTTGTAAGAATTGGTGCCAATGACCCTGAATTTAACTTAAGAAGAGAGGCAGGTTTTATAATTCGCAGAAAAGACGCTCAAAATACTACATATGTATCTGTCATTGAATCTCATGGCAGTTATAGTCCAGTATCTGAATCTGCTGTAAATTCTAACAGTAACATTAAAGAAGTAAATGTAGTTTTAGACTCTTTTGATTACACAGCAATTGCAATAACTACTGTAAAAGATACTACCAAACTATTTATTATTGCAAATTCAAATGCCACAAAAGAAGCTACACATAAAGTAAAAATTAACGATAAGAATTACGAGTGGTCTGGTTCTTATTATTTTAAATAA
- a CDS encoding SusC/RagA family TonB-linked outer membrane protein, with translation MLKTAGEWAEDLQSGDYDLSNTDPALLQYRLDAYSNAPDVISMEDWLFRNGSSTNHDVSVSGGTENLKAFASLGYLNTDGIVRGQGYKRYNGRMNIDANLSEKLKAGISMNGFVGDQEIVPWEMRDLLRAYSISPVYHTQESIDFIQQLDQTRQSVYDASVANGNPISQLSGSFDSNYRGIGLDPTSIYDLQPGDVVHDWQYGRNQNGIGGTGDAGVGAKFNESRRFKKTYFANASSYLQYELLDGLNLKTIFGADIQDTQTYEYHGQVTDGQQRSDRSQLSNSSIKKSTVLSTTTLSYAKTFAEKHEVTAVAGMEFVNTYFKGTSSNGTNLPFGLPLNYSFISPSDVNTSTVDAKQSRRGYFGRVAYAFDDKYLMSASIRRDGDSRFGANEKYAVFPALSLGWNVSNESFLRDNDKLSLLKLRFSTGSLGTAAFLGSYQSLSILGTSPTAFGTGFLIPEDVANANLTWQTNTETNYGVDLGFINNRFRFSADYYTSDVNDMLINQSISEVNGTPSIALNRGDVTSSGLELELTTKLVSNENFSWNLSANYSTVDSEITSLGDLDELPRQVYGGPSGRGAEFRNYIGGEVGEMWGYAVTSEVETQFIADPSRNIGFGSSEWYVVDQNGDGEITYEGDYVKLGSATPDFFWGLSSDMNYKNFDLSFQFQGSQGAEVYNLDPIYWKSQFGGRLTDAFDPEGDRIANIGPNAGKHYVETRNAHGAMVQDASYVALRNLTLGYSLSSDLTERVGLSSLRIYAAATNLLYFMADDYTSFNPEGVEIENSGYAGPTTYGYQEGASPIVRSFTLGLNVNF, from the coding sequence ATGCTTAAGACTGCAGGAGAATGGGCAGAGGACCTACAATCTGGCGATTATGATTTATCCAATACCGACCCTGCTTTATTACAATATAGATTAGATGCGTATTCTAATGCACCTGACGTAATTAGTATGGAAGATTGGCTTTTTAGAAATGGTAGTTCTACCAACCATGATGTTAGCGTAAGTGGAGGTACTGAAAATTTAAAAGCATTTGCTTCATTAGGTTATTTAAATACCGATGGTATCGTTAGAGGTCAAGGTTATAAAAGATATAACGGCCGTATGAATATTGATGCCAACTTGAGCGAAAAGTTAAAAGCTGGTATAAGTATGAATGGATTTGTAGGAGATCAAGAAATTGTGCCTTGGGAAATGAGGGACCTTTTAAGAGCCTACAGTATTAGTCCAGTTTATCACACACAAGAGTCTATTGACTTTATTCAACAATTAGATCAAACTAGACAATCTGTTTACGATGCTAGTGTTGCGAACGGAAATCCGATATCACAACTTAGTGGATCCTTTGATAGTAATTATAGAGGTATTGGTTTAGATCCTACAAGTATTTATGATTTACAACCTGGTGATGTTGTTCACGATTGGCAATATGGTAGAAACCAAAATGGTATTGGTGGTACTGGTGATGCCGGTGTTGGTGCAAAATTCAATGAATCAAGAAGGTTTAAAAAAACATACTTTGCAAATGCAAGTTCGTATTTACAATATGAACTACTTGATGGTTTAAATTTAAAAACCATTTTTGGTGCAGATATTCAAGATACCCAAACCTACGAGTATCATGGTCAAGTTACAGATGGTCAACAAAGATCTGATCGTTCACAACTGTCTAATTCAAGTATTAAAAAATCAACGGTTTTAAGTACAACAACGTTAAGCTATGCCAAAACATTCGCTGAAAAGCATGAAGTTACTGCAGTAGCAGGTATGGAATTTGTAAATACCTATTTCAAGGGTACGTCTTCAAATGGAACAAATTTACCATTTGGGTTACCACTTAATTATTCTTTCATAAGTCCTTCAGATGTAAATACAAGTACTGTAGATGCAAAGCAGTCAAGAAGAGGCTATTTTGGTAGAGTTGCTTACGCGTTTGATGACAAGTATTTAATGTCAGCCTCTATTAGAAGAGATGGAGATTCACGTTTTGGAGCAAATGAAAAATATGCGGTTTTCCCTGCACTTTCTTTAGGATGGAATGTAAGCAACGAATCTTTTTTAAGAGATAATGACAAATTGAGTCTTTTAAAGTTACGTTTCAGTACTGGATCTTTAGGTACTGCCGCTTTTTTAGGTTCTTACCAGTCTTTAAGTATTTTAGGTACTTCACCAACTGCTTTTGGAACAGGTTTCTTAATCCCAGAAGATGTTGCAAATGCTAATTTAACATGGCAAACCAATACAGAAACCAATTACGGTGTTGATTTAGGGTTTATTAATAACCGTTTCAGATTTAGTGCAGATTATTATACTTCTGATGTTAATGACATGTTGATCAATCAAAGTATTTCTGAAGTTAACGGTACACCATCAATTGCCCTTAATCGTGGTGATGTTACCAGTTCTGGTTTAGAACTTGAATTAACTACAAAATTAGTATCTAATGAAAACTTCTCATGGAACCTTAGTGCTAACTACTCAACAGTTGATTCAGAAATTACAAGTTTAGGTGACTTAGATGAATTACCTAGACAAGTTTATGGAGGACCAAGTGGTAGAGGAGCAGAATTTAGAAACTACATAGGTGGTGAAGTAGGCGAAATGTGGGGTTATGCCGTAACTAGTGAAGTTGAAACACAATTTATTGCCGACCCATCTAGAAATATCGGATTTGGTAGCTCAGAATGGTATGTTGTAGATCAAAACGGCGATGGTGAAATTACATATGAAGGTGACTATGTGAAATTAGGGTCTGCTACACCAGATTTTTTCTGGGGACTTTCTAGTGATATGAACTATAAGAATTTTGATTTATCGTTTCAATTTCAAGGATCACAAGGTGCTGAAGTTTACAACCTAGACCCAATATACTGGAAGTCACAATTTGGGGGCAGATTAACAGATGCTTTTGACCCTGAAGGTGACCGTATAGCAAATATAGGTCCAAATGCCGGTAAGCATTACGTTGAGACAAGAAATGCACATGGCGCAATGGTTCAAGATGCTTCTTATGTTGCATTAAGAAACTTAACTTTAGGTTATTCTTTAAGTTCAGATTTAACTGAAAGAGTAGGTCTAAGCTCTTTAAGAATATATGCCGCAGCAACTAACCTGTTGTATTTTATGGCAGACGATTATACGTCTTTTAACCCTGAAGGTGTAGAAATAGAAAATTCAGGGTATGCAGGTCCAACAACCTATGGTTACCAAGAAGGTGCAAGCCCAATCGTAAGAAGTTTCACACTTGGCCTTAATGTTAATTTTTAA
- a CDS encoding polysaccharide lyase 6 family protein: MRRYHLLFLSFFLCLVYSFTTQQHAHTVKNVAEFTEALQKVQPGDSIVLANGVWMDSELLFEANGTAEKPITLIAEEKGKVILSGASNLRIAGNHLIVKGLVFKNGYTPTNAVISFRKSREQMANNSRLTECVIDNFNNPERQVQDYWITIYGKNNRIDHNHIAGKKNLGVTMIVGLDTEESRANNHQIDHNYFGPRPTYGNNGGETLRIGTSHHALEKSNTVVESNYFDRTNGEHEIISNKSCNNTFKYNTFFECTGTLTMRHGNETLVDGNVFIGNNKPSTGGVRVINETQTVINNYHIGLTGYRFRGAFVMMNGVPDSPPNRYVPVIDSKVNNNTFVNCDNILFGAGSDAERSQAPRSSEFSENIIYNDTKKDIFTFDDDISGITFKNNIMGENSETTIVEGFKNAKIKLVKDKNGFPIPTSNKIKTKVVISPNIATKENTGASWYSKADNTVALNSGNTINVAAGINTLYDKVKETKAGDIIILEDGGTYLLTKAVKIKYPLTFKTLGKEKATILFERMMAFEIENGGSLSLENITFDGSKSPDYAGNSVISTSKKSMIDNYKLFIDRCEFKDMIVNHSFDVLRVSKGTFADTISIQNSSFKNISGTIAALDTETDDIGAYNVEYFIMKNNAITDLQGAALRLYRGGKDESTFGPFLEMEHNVFDHVGYGSKNKYDATVSLNGVQETAIKNNIFKDSKAINMHLVVGEPIVKVLNNALSNSEKLMVTGDQKYEVENQWELAPEFSENGNYSLNADSPLKGKGTDGKDLGLLKNQ; the protein is encoded by the coding sequence ATGAGACGCTACCACCTTTTATTCTTATCTTTTTTTCTATGCCTAGTATATTCATTTACTACACAACAACACGCACATACTGTAAAAAATGTAGCGGAGTTTACTGAGGCGCTTCAAAAAGTACAGCCTGGTGACAGCATAGTTCTTGCTAATGGTGTTTGGATGGATTCTGAACTTCTCTTCGAAGCAAATGGTACTGCAGAAAAACCTATCACACTTATAGCGGAAGAAAAGGGAAAAGTAATTTTATCTGGCGCATCTAATTTAAGAATCGCCGGTAATCATTTAATTGTCAAAGGTCTCGTATTTAAAAACGGATATACTCCTACTAACGCTGTTATTTCCTTCAGAAAAAGTAGAGAACAAATGGCTAATAATTCTCGCCTTACTGAATGTGTAATCGACAACTTTAATAATCCTGAGCGACAAGTACAAGATTATTGGATAACTATCTACGGAAAAAATAACCGCATTGACCACAACCATATTGCAGGCAAAAAGAATTTAGGTGTCACCATGATTGTTGGCTTAGATACTGAAGAAAGTAGAGCGAATAACCATCAAATAGATCATAATTATTTTGGTCCACGCCCTACCTATGGAAACAATGGTGGCGAAACTTTAAGAATAGGAACTAGCCACCATGCACTAGAAAAATCGAACACCGTAGTAGAATCTAACTATTTCGATAGAACTAATGGTGAACACGAAATTATCTCAAACAAATCATGCAACAACACATTTAAATACAATACTTTTTTCGAATGTACAGGTACATTAACCATGCGCCATGGTAATGAAACCCTAGTTGATGGCAATGTGTTTATTGGCAATAATAAACCAAGTACTGGTGGAGTTCGTGTCATCAATGAAACGCAAACCGTAATTAACAACTACCACATTGGTTTAACAGGTTACCGTTTTAGAGGTGCCTTCGTAATGATGAACGGAGTGCCAGATTCTCCACCAAACAGGTATGTACCGGTTATTGATTCTAAAGTAAACAACAACACTTTTGTAAACTGCGACAATATTCTTTTTGGTGCCGGTAGCGATGCAGAAAGAAGTCAGGCTCCCAGATCTTCAGAATTTTCAGAGAATATCATCTATAACGATACCAAAAAAGACATTTTCACTTTTGATGATGATATTAGTGGTATTACCTTCAAAAACAATATTATGGGTGAAAACTCAGAAACAACTATTGTAGAAGGATTCAAGAATGCCAAAATAAAACTGGTAAAAGACAAAAACGGATTCCCTATTCCTACTTCTAACAAGATAAAAACTAAAGTTGTTATTAGTCCGAATATCGCAACTAAAGAAAATACGGGAGCATCTTGGTACTCAAAAGCAGATAATACTGTTGCATTAAACTCTGGCAACACCATCAACGTAGCCGCAGGTATCAATACCTTATACGATAAAGTGAAAGAAACGAAAGCTGGTGATATTATCATTCTTGAAGATGGCGGCACGTACTTATTGACCAAAGCGGTGAAAATTAAATATCCGCTTACGTTTAAAACACTAGGTAAAGAAAAAGCGACCATCTTATTTGAAAGAATGATGGCCTTTGAAATTGAAAATGGTGGAAGTTTATCTTTAGAAAACATCACTTTTGATGGTAGTAAGTCACCAGATTATGCTGGTAATTCTGTCATCAGTACAAGTAAAAAATCAATGATTGATAATTACAAATTGTTCATTGATAGGTGTGAATTTAAAGATATGATCGTTAATCATTCTTTTGATGTGCTTCGTGTTTCTAAAGGTACTTTTGCAGATACTATTAGCATTCAAAATTCAAGTTTCAAAAACATCTCTGGTACAATTGCTGCTTTAGATACGGAAACAGATGATATTGGCGCTTATAATGTGGAGTATTTTATAATGAAAAATAATGCTATTACCGATTTACAAGGTGCAGCATTACGATTATATAGAGGTGGTAAAGATGAAAGTACTTTTGGACCGTTTTTAGAAATGGAGCACAATGTATTCGATCATGTTGGATACGGTTCTAAAAATAAATATGACGCTACCGTTTCTTTAAATGGTGTTCAAGAAACTGCAATAAAAAACAACATTTTTAAAGATAGTAAGGCTATTAACATGCATCTAGTGGTTGGCGAGCCAATTGTGAAAGTTCTTAACAATGCTTTGAGTAATTCAGAAAAACTTATGGTTACCGGCGATCAAAAATATGAAGTAGAAAACCAATGGGAACTTGCACCAGAATTCTCTGAAAATGGAAACTATTCATTAAATGCAGACTCACCGTTAAAAGGAAAAGGTACTGATGGCAAAGATTTAGGCCTATTAAAAAACCAATAA
- a CDS encoding carboxypeptidase-like regulatory domain-containing protein, with translation MNLKTRLTLMLILLLNVSLFAQDGYTVTGTVIDNTNIPVPGANVVIENTTTGTSTDFDGNFSINVKNGDVLVFSSIGFSSNKVTISGQKTLNIVLAEDSAQLDEVVVVGYGTIKKSHLTGAVAKIGGDEVAAVQVARVDDALAGKLPGVRIQNQSGEPGAAPKIQIRAASSISGESDPLIVVDGFPISGNLATVNPNDIESLEVLKDAASAAIYGSLGANGVILVTTKKGKSGKVNLSYNTYTSTSSKYVKDI, from the coding sequence ATGAATTTAAAAACTAGATTGACATTGATGCTGATACTGTTGCTCAATGTATCATTATTCGCACAAGACGGTTATACCGTAACTGGTACCGTAATCGACAATACCAACATACCTGTTCCTGGGGCTAATGTTGTTATTGAAAATACAACTACAGGTACATCTACCGATTTTGATGGAAATTTTTCTATTAACGTAAAAAACGGTGATGTATTGGTATTTTCTTCGATAGGATTTTCTTCGAACAAAGTTACCATTAGCGGACAAAAAACTTTAAATATAGTTTTGGCTGAAGACTCGGCACAACTTGATGAAGTTGTTGTTGTTGGTTATGGTACCATTAAAAAATCGCACCTAACAGGTGCAGTAGCAAAAATTGGTGGCGATGAAGTTGCCGCTGTACAAGTTGCCCGTGTGGATGACGCACTGGCAGGTAAGTTACCTGGGGTTCGTATCCAGAACCAAAGTGGTGAGCCAGGGGCTGCACCAAAAATTCAAATTAGGGCTGCTTCTTCAATTTCTGGCGAATCTGATCCGCTTATTGTTGTTGATGGTTTTCCAATTTCAGGTAATTTGGCTACCGTTAATCCAAATGACATTGAAAGTTTAGAGGTGCTTAAAGATGCAGCCTCAGCTGCCATATATGGTTCTTTGGGAGCAAATGGAGTTATTTTGGTAACTACCAAAAAAGGTAAATCGGGTAAAGTTAACCTTAGCTATAATACCTACACAAGTACATCAAGTAAATATGTGAAGGACATTTAA